One segment of Sander vitreus isolate 19-12246 chromosome 20, sanVit1, whole genome shotgun sequence DNA contains the following:
- the gchfr gene encoding LOW QUALITY PROTEIN: GTP cyclohydrolase 1 feedback regulatory protein (The sequence of the model RefSeq protein was modified relative to this genomic sequence to represent the inferred CDS: substituted 1 base at 1 genomic stop codon), giving the protein MLREELXLVRRGGRFRILQRAVGRSSSWRGDRRVCEGASSVIPRGIAVHRQEAGMPYMFISTQIRLENGPTNVGDEYSDATVMNYLGARKTTMLGNNFSEYHVDDPPRLVLDKLEQIGFRVLTMTGVGQTLVWCLHKETE; this is encoded by the exons ATGCTGAGAGAAGAGCTGTGATTGGTCCGTCGCGGTGGGCGTTTTCGCATTCTGCAAAGAGCTGTCGGCAGAAGCTCGAGTTGGAGAGGGGACCGTCGCGTCTGTGAAGGAGCCTCCTCAGTCATTCCCAGAGGAATAGCGGTCCACCGCCAGGAAGCAGGGATGCCCTACATGTTCATCAGTACGCAGATCCGATTG GAGAATGGTCCAACAAATGTGGGAGATGAATATTCTGATGCAACTGTGATGAATTACCTGGGAGCAAGGAAAACAACCATGCTGGGAAACAATTT TTCCGAGTACCATGTGGACGACCCACCTCGCCTGGTGTTGGACAAGCTGGAGCAGATTGGCTTCCGCGTGCTGACAATGACGGGGGTGGGACAGACGCTGGTGTGGTGCCTCCACAAGGAGACAGAGTGA